A single genomic interval of Brevibacillus brevis harbors:
- a CDS encoding NAD(P)-dependent oxidoreductase gives MVLPVSERIIGFVGTGVMGKSMANHFLQAGYTVLVYTRTKEKAADLLAAGAIWKEHVSELAKEANVIITMVGYPSDVEEVYLGADGIVANAKPGTYLIDMTTSKPSLAKHIYEEAKKHELHSLDAPVSGGDVGAREARLTIMVGGDQEVFDAMEPVFTIMGTNVVLQGGPGAGQHTKMCNQICIATNMIGVCEAIAYAKKAGLDPEKVLTSIGAGAAGSWSLSNLAPRMIAGNFAPGFYVKHFIKDMGIALEAAEEMGLMTPGLALSKSLYEELAANGEADSGTQALIKWFEGK, from the coding sequence ATGGTTTTGCCTGTAAGTGAAAGAATCATTGGATTTGTAGGAACGGGCGTCATGGGGAAAAGCATGGCAAACCATTTTCTGCAAGCAGGATATACAGTGCTGGTGTATACGCGTACAAAGGAAAAAGCGGCAGATTTGCTGGCAGCCGGTGCGATCTGGAAGGAGCATGTCAGTGAGCTGGCAAAAGAGGCAAACGTCATCATCACAATGGTCGGTTACCCATCTGATGTCGAGGAAGTGTATCTCGGCGCGGACGGAATTGTAGCAAATGCGAAGCCAGGCACTTATTTGATCGATATGACGACATCGAAGCCGTCGTTGGCGAAACATATTTATGAGGAAGCCAAAAAGCACGAGCTGCATTCCCTGGATGCGCCTGTCTCCGGTGGAGATGTGGGAGCTCGCGAAGCGCGTTTGACTATCATGGTTGGTGGCGATCAGGAAGTATTTGATGCGATGGAGCCAGTGTTTACGATCATGGGGACAAACGTCGTGTTGCAGGGGGGACCAGGTGCAGGGCAGCATACCAAAATGTGCAACCAGATTTGTATTGCCACGAACATGATCGGTGTGTGTGAAGCGATTGCGTATGCGAAAAAAGCAGGTCTGGACCCAGAGAAAGTGCTGACGAGCATTGGAGCAGGTGCGGCTGGTAGCTGGTCGCTGTCGAATCTGGCGCCGCGCATGATCGCGGGCAACTTCGCACCTGGCTTTTACGTCAAACATTTTATCAAGGACATGGGAATCGCATTGGAAGCAGCGGAGGAAATGGGGCTGATGACACCAGGACTCGCGCTCTCCAAATCGCTCTATGAAGAACTGGCAGCAAACGGCGAGGCAGATAGCGGCACGCAAGCTTTGATCAAATGGTTTGAAGGAAAGTAA
- a CDS encoding cyclic nucleotide-binding domain-containing protein: MKELHDRTLLHTLVQNSPLPDIFDAATLHEMRLYLAEKGDILCSKGDQLHYMHFILEGKIKIFTTLPNGKSLLLRFNNPLAIIGDVEYVTQCEVRNTVEFVHRSLVVSLPFKVLQENYQNHPPFLQFILHKISHKLYTSSNSTSLNLLYPVENRFASYLLSTLSSDTGSTASEELKTAKLTEVAELLGTSYRHLNRVIRNLCAASVIERKKSALIIKDREKISALASGNIYE; this comes from the coding sequence ATGAAAGAACTTCACGACCGCACCCTTCTGCATACGCTGGTGCAAAACAGTCCCTTGCCCGATATTTTTGATGCCGCTACTCTCCATGAAATGCGCCTGTATCTGGCTGAGAAGGGTGACATCCTCTGTTCGAAGGGCGATCAGCTTCACTACATGCACTTCATTTTGGAGGGAAAAATCAAAATTTTCACGACGCTTCCTAACGGAAAATCTTTGTTGCTGCGCTTTAACAATCCACTGGCGATTATCGGAGACGTCGAGTACGTCACACAATGCGAGGTCCGCAATACGGTTGAGTTTGTCCATCGCAGTCTCGTGGTCAGTCTCCCCTTCAAAGTTTTGCAGGAAAACTACCAGAACCACCCGCCTTTTTTGCAATTCATTCTTCATAAAATCAGTCACAAGCTGTATACATCATCGAACTCCACCAGCCTGAACCTGCTGTATCCTGTTGAAAATCGCTTTGCCAGCTATTTGCTCTCCACGCTGTCCAGTGATACGGGGTCGACCGCTTCCGAGGAGCTAAAGACGGCGAAGCTGACAGAGGTTGCCGAGCTGTTGGGTACAAGCTACCGACATTTGAACCGGGTGATCCGCAATCTTTGCGCAGCATCCGTGATCGAACGCAAAAAAAGCGCACTGATTATCAAGGATCGAGAAAAAATCAGTGCACTTGCAAGCGGAAACATCTATGAGTAA
- a CDS encoding DMT family transporter: protein MQGILFSLLAGVFICLQSVFNAQASTKLGLWQTNAIVHAVGFLVSFAIFLYVRDGDWKSIGEVNKVYLLGGVFGALIVFSVMKGITTIGPAYAVSILLISQLLVALLIDSLGLFGVQKVPITLNKIIGIGIMIAGVVVFKLK from the coding sequence GTGCAAGGCATTCTCTTTTCGTTACTCGCTGGCGTTTTTATTTGTCTGCAAAGCGTGTTCAATGCGCAAGCCAGTACAAAGCTCGGACTGTGGCAAACCAATGCGATTGTTCATGCGGTAGGTTTCCTTGTATCATTCGCGATCTTTCTCTACGTTCGCGATGGCGATTGGAAAAGCATCGGGGAAGTGAACAAGGTGTATTTGCTAGGAGGCGTTTTCGGGGCACTGATCGTTTTTAGTGTGATGAAAGGCATTACGACTATCGGCCCTGCCTACGCCGTATCGATTCTGCTCATCTCACAATTGCTCGTCGCTCTCCTCATTGATTCTCTCGGCCTGTTCGGTGTGCAAAAGGTTCCGATCACCTTGAACAAAATCATCGGAATCGGCATCATGATCGCAGGCGTAGTGGTTTTCAAACTCAAATAA
- a CDS encoding aminopeptidase, translating into MRDERLGKIADNLISYSLDVQAKQHIMIMVVDEGEPLAMELVKRLYAKGAYPHLRFVRPKVQREWLKGLTEEQLAQTVQLEKDMWFGMQGYIGIHGETNDSEMKDVPQEKYRLYAEAYDSIFHYVDNQITGLRINYPTSAIAQKANMTTEAFEDFYFNVCSLDYQKMAEACQPLYDLMDKTDKVRIVGPGTDLTFSIKGIGTRTAVGKRNIPDGEVYTSPVRDSIHGTISYNTPSNFKGTTFENIRFTFREGKIVEAYANQTDKLTEILDTDEGARYIGEFAIAFNPYILHPMGDTLFDEKIAGSFHLTPGRAYDQADNGNRSAIHWDLICIQRPEYGGGEIWFDDVLIRKDGRFVYEALLGLNPEQLIL; encoded by the coding sequence ATGAGAGATGAAAGATTAGGAAAAATAGCAGATAACTTAATTTCGTACAGCCTGGATGTGCAAGCCAAACAGCATATTATGATCATGGTCGTAGATGAAGGAGAGCCGCTGGCAATGGAATTGGTGAAGCGGCTGTATGCGAAGGGAGCGTATCCCCATCTGCGCTTTGTACGGCCGAAGGTCCAGCGGGAATGGTTGAAAGGGTTAACGGAAGAGCAGCTTGCCCAGACCGTTCAGTTGGAAAAGGACATGTGGTTTGGCATGCAAGGCTATATCGGAATTCATGGCGAGACAAATGACAGTGAGATGAAGGATGTTCCACAGGAGAAGTACCGTCTGTACGCAGAAGCGTATGATTCCATTTTCCATTATGTCGACAATCAAATTACGGGACTGCGCATTAACTACCCGACCTCGGCTATTGCCCAAAAGGCCAACATGACGACAGAAGCGTTTGAAGACTTTTATTTCAACGTATGTTCGCTCGATTATCAGAAAATGGCCGAAGCGTGCCAACCGTTGTACGACCTCATGGACAAAACGGACAAGGTGCGCATCGTCGGACCAGGGACAGACCTGACGTTTTCGATCAAGGGGATTGGGACGCGGACAGCGGTAGGCAAACGCAACATTCCCGATGGTGAAGTGTATACCTCTCCCGTGCGCGACTCGATTCACGGGACGATCAGCTACAATACCCCCAGCAATTTCAAAGGCACGACGTTTGAAAACATCCGGTTTACTTTTCGGGAAGGAAAGATTGTCGAGGCGTACGCGAACCAAACGGACAAGCTAACGGAAATATTGGACACGGATGAAGGTGCACGCTACATCGGTGAATTTGCCATTGCGTTTAACCCGTACATTTTGCACCCGATGGGCGATACTTTGTTTGATGAAAAAATAGCCGGCAGCTTCCATCTCACACCCGGTCGTGCCTATGATCAAGCGGATAACGGCAACCGCAGCGCGATTCACTGGGACCTGATCTGCATTCAGCGCCCGGAATACGGTGGCGGCGAAATCTGGTTTGACGATGTACTGATTCGAAAAGACGGAAGGTTTGTGTATGAAGCTCTGCTGGGGCTGAATCCGGAGCAATTGATTCTGTAG
- a CDS encoding MgtC/SapB family protein yields the protein METLQWLYVQYELEMYMRVVVSAILGLFIGWDRSHRNKPAGLKTYMYVSVACTLITLVSIYSTKLYSAPGNGTMMDPMRLAAQIVTGLGFLGAGVILKDGLKVKGLTSAAMIFFAGGIGIGIGAGFYGIVIFSVIIAFVLARISQRVEDVQHRRLGK from the coding sequence ATGGAGACTCTACAATGGTTGTATGTGCAGTATGAATTGGAAATGTATATGCGGGTTGTGGTGAGTGCGATTCTTGGTTTGTTCATCGGGTGGGATCGCTCGCACAGAAACAAGCCTGCCGGGCTGAAAACGTACATGTATGTGTCCGTAGCCTGTACGCTCATCACACTCGTTTCTATTTACAGCACAAAGCTATACAGTGCGCCTGGAAACGGAACGATGATGGACCCGATGCGCTTGGCTGCACAGATTGTCACAGGTCTTGGCTTTTTGGGAGCAGGCGTCATCTTGAAGGACGGCTTGAAAGTAAAAGGACTGACCTCCGCAGCCATGATCTTTTTCGCTGGCGGGATTGGTATCGGGATCGGAGCCGGATTTTACGGCATTGTGATATTCTCGGTCATCATCGCCTTTGTACTCGCCAGGATCAGTCAGCGTGTGGAGGATGTCCAGCACAGGCGGTTAGGAAAGTGA
- a CDS encoding DUF4127 family protein, whose protein sequence is MKKLRVVISTLAMAALVTGMVPFTQTSTVAAKKASPKPIAKVALVPLDDRPVNTYFPQMSARAGGVEAIMPDEDMLGHFMTPGDGEEIGDWLIKQASKVDGSVISVSMLAYGGLVASRTDQQSYEEALSNIEAIKRLRDKHSKKPIYVFDTIQRLAVTATDPETLKYYEQIREWAILYDEVHNLGMTEKKDRLDQLEREIPESVLEDYLNARERNHKINSLLIDWVEDGTIDYLVLAQDDAAPHGLHRAERETLVQKAKKLDVEDRVAIFPGADEVGTVLLSRFALNEMRIHPKVAVEYSGIDGSEWTAPFEDTTFDVNVEKHIIAAGGKPVRDEDDADIVLMIHSPKKKGQSNAERREDLDEFVEEINDLLEEGKQVALTDVTITNKADSELIERLQEEVKLPELFAYTAWGTAGNNMGSALGQALQRSAFLEKGNQFGVPLTVDAAETHINLLLSSFVNDHHYRNEVMAEARDLVKELKGNEWNLGDDYDEVNDFVRDALTPHAEDWYENYFANQSLVIGKRGKNTFEGEIVELSDLEIKLPWERLFEVFVGPEVKIERE, encoded by the coding sequence ATGAAAAAGTTGCGCGTTGTCATTTCAACACTGGCTATGGCAGCACTAGTAACAGGCATGGTTCCATTTACGCAGACGAGTACAGTTGCGGCGAAAAAAGCGTCACCAAAGCCAATTGCCAAAGTCGCCCTTGTCCCCCTCGATGATCGTCCGGTCAACACGTATTTTCCACAAATGTCAGCAAGGGCAGGCGGGGTGGAGGCGATTATGCCCGATGAAGACATGCTCGGTCACTTTATGACGCCGGGCGATGGGGAAGAAATTGGCGATTGGCTGATCAAACAAGCAAGCAAAGTGGACGGCTCGGTCATCTCTGTCAGCATGCTGGCATATGGCGGACTGGTAGCGTCCCGTACCGATCAACAGTCCTATGAAGAGGCCCTGTCGAATATCGAAGCCATTAAGAGACTGAGAGATAAGCATTCTAAAAAGCCGATTTACGTCTTCGATACGATTCAACGCTTGGCGGTGACGGCGACTGATCCTGAAACTTTGAAGTACTATGAGCAAATCAGAGAATGGGCTATTTTATACGATGAGGTGCACAACCTCGGCATGACAGAAAAAAAGGATCGGCTCGATCAGTTGGAAAGGGAGATTCCCGAGTCTGTGCTGGAAGATTACTTGAATGCCCGCGAGCGCAACCACAAGATTAACTCACTGTTGATCGACTGGGTAGAGGATGGGACCATTGATTATTTAGTGCTAGCTCAGGATGACGCTGCTCCTCATGGTCTTCACCGGGCAGAGCGGGAGACTTTGGTCCAAAAAGCAAAGAAGCTGGATGTAGAGGATCGTGTAGCGATTTTCCCTGGAGCGGACGAAGTAGGAACCGTCTTGTTGAGCAGATTCGCCTTGAACGAAATGCGCATCCATCCAAAAGTAGCAGTCGAGTATTCGGGTATAGACGGCAGCGAGTGGACGGCGCCGTTTGAAGACACGACCTTTGATGTAAACGTCGAGAAGCATATTATCGCAGCAGGCGGCAAGCCCGTTCGGGATGAAGACGATGCAGATATCGTGTTAATGATCCATTCACCGAAGAAAAAAGGACAAAGCAATGCAGAGAGACGCGAAGACCTGGATGAGTTCGTCGAAGAAATCAATGATCTTCTGGAGGAAGGAAAGCAGGTCGCGCTTACAGACGTTACGATTACAAACAAAGCTGACTCTGAGTTGATCGAGCGACTACAAGAAGAAGTAAAGCTGCCGGAGCTTTTCGCCTACACGGCATGGGGAACGGCGGGAAATAACATGGGAAGCGCGTTGGGACAGGCGTTGCAACGATCAGCCTTTTTGGAAAAAGGAAATCAGTTCGGTGTGCCCTTAACGGTGGATGCGGCAGAAACCCATATTAATCTGCTCTTGTCATCGTTTGTAAATGACCATCATTACCGAAATGAAGTGATGGCCGAAGCACGTGACCTCGTAAAAGAGTTAAAGGGAAATGAGTGGAATCTCGGAGATGACTACGACGAAGTTAATGACTTTGTAAGAGATGCACTGACACCACATGCGGAAGATTGGTACGAAAACTATTTTGCCAATCAATCGCTGGTTATCGGAAAGCGAGGCAAGAATACGTTTGAAGGCGAAATCGTCGAACTATCGGATCTGGAGATCAAGCTTCCGTGGGAGCGGTTGTTTGAAGTCTTTGTCGGGCCAGAAGTGAAGATTGAAAGGGAGTAA
- a CDS encoding FAD-dependent oxidoreductase gives MNRVVEADVVVIGGGPAGISAALASGRLGAKTILIERYGFLGGMSTIALVYPWMTFHTESGEQVIKGIAQEIVDRLQEKGGSPGHLQDTVGFVSTVTPYHPEIYKLVAVEMLKEAGVKLFVHSFVDQVKVEGTEITSVTLTSKSGKYEIKAKVFVDATGDADIAYLSGAPTSKGRDADGLTQPMTMKFRMRGVDLEQVKQYMLDHPDEFYHKTPFAQLPSIPLTGVQGFYTHWKMSGVPINRDQILFFTGPESDEVLINCTRVQGLDGTDVEDLTEAEEEGRRQVILMSEFLKNKVPGFAKASVSAVGTQIGIRETRRIVGEYSLTIGDVVAGRRFPDVIARSGYPVDIHDPSGKGVVAADIEGEGAYDIPYRCLIPQSIDNLLAAGRCISTTHEALATTRLTPSCMATGQAAGTAAAIAFHDKTIPRLLHVAKLQEQLRLANAVLD, from the coding sequence ATGAATCGAGTAGTGGAAGCAGATGTAGTCGTGATAGGCGGGGGACCGGCAGGAATCAGTGCCGCTCTCGCCAGCGGACGATTGGGAGCCAAAACGATCCTGATCGAGCGTTACGGCTTTCTCGGAGGGATGTCGACGATTGCGCTTGTTTATCCGTGGATGACGTTTCATACGGAGAGTGGCGAGCAAGTCATTAAAGGAATTGCACAGGAAATCGTCGACCGCTTGCAAGAAAAGGGGGGATCGCCTGGACATTTGCAGGATACGGTGGGATTCGTCAGTACAGTCACGCCGTATCATCCGGAAATTTACAAGCTGGTCGCTGTGGAAATGCTCAAGGAAGCGGGCGTCAAGCTGTTTGTCCACAGCTTTGTCGATCAGGTGAAGGTAGAGGGGACAGAGATTACTTCTGTTACCCTCACCAGTAAATCGGGCAAGTATGAGATCAAGGCCAAGGTGTTCGTCGATGCGACAGGAGATGCAGATATCGCTTATTTATCGGGAGCGCCGACGAGTAAAGGGCGAGATGCAGATGGGCTGACACAGCCGATGACCATGAAGTTTCGCATGCGCGGCGTCGATCTGGAGCAGGTGAAGCAGTACATGCTTGATCATCCGGATGAGTTTTATCACAAGACGCCGTTTGCACAGTTGCCGTCCATTCCGCTGACAGGTGTTCAAGGCTTTTATACGCATTGGAAAATGTCAGGCGTTCCGATTAATCGGGATCAAATTCTGTTTTTCACAGGGCCCGAGAGTGATGAAGTTCTGATCAATTGCACGCGGGTGCAGGGATTGGATGGAACAGATGTCGAGGATTTGACGGAAGCGGAGGAAGAAGGGAGACGTCAAGTGATATTGATGTCTGAATTTTTGAAAAATAAAGTTCCCGGGTTCGCGAAAGCATCCGTCTCCGCAGTCGGAACGCAAATTGGCATCCGTGAGACACGCAGAATCGTCGGGGAGTACAGCTTGACGATCGGAGACGTGGTCGCGGGCAGACGTTTTCCGGATGTCATCGCACGAAGCGGCTATCCGGTTGACATTCACGATCCTTCTGGCAAAGGCGTAGTGGCAGCAGATATTGAAGGGGAGGGCGCTTATGACATTCCGTATCGATGCCTGATCCCTCAATCCATCGACAACCTGCTTGCGGCGGGGCGTTGTATCTCTACGACACATGAGGCGCTGGCTACGACCAGGCTTACCCCGAGCTGTATGGCTACAGGGCAAGCAGCAGGTACAGCAGCGGCCATTGCGTTTCACGACAAAACCATTCCGCGTTTGCTTCACGTGGCAAAATTACAGGAACAATTGCGTCTAGCGAATGCCGTCCTCGATTAA
- a CDS encoding carbohydrate ABC transporter permease, with protein MKSNRHGLQAGKLLGIGGHYVALGAISLLMLVPFLWMLSTSLKEPAKIFVFPPEFIPSSIRLENYTEVLANTPFHLFYWNSLYIAILVTVGTVLFASIAGYAFARIPFRGRNIVFLVLLSTMMIPHEVTSIPMFLFMRMLGLINTHVPLIVLPIFGAGGIFGVFVMRQFFLGIPKELEEAAMIDGCSRWRIYWSIMLPLAKPAIATLTIFTFLTSWNEFYDPLIFINDREMMTLPLALSLFTDEVGTAWHHLMSASVMATLPLLIVFFFAQKQFIEGVSMTGLKD; from the coding sequence ATGAAGAGTAATCGCCACGGATTACAAGCGGGCAAGTTATTGGGGATTGGCGGTCACTATGTCGCGTTAGGAGCGATCTCCCTACTGATGCTGGTGCCTTTTTTGTGGATGCTTTCTACTTCATTAAAAGAGCCAGCCAAAATATTCGTCTTTCCGCCAGAGTTTATCCCTTCGTCGATCCGCTTGGAGAACTACACGGAGGTTTTGGCGAATACGCCATTTCATTTGTTCTATTGGAACAGCCTGTACATTGCGATTTTGGTCACGGTTGGAACGGTATTATTTGCCTCGATTGCGGGCTATGCGTTTGCCCGAATCCCGTTTCGCGGACGGAATATCGTCTTTCTGGTGCTGCTGTCGACGATGATGATCCCGCATGAAGTGACGTCGATTCCGATGTTTTTGTTCATGCGCATGCTTGGGCTTATTAACACGCATGTGCCGCTGATTGTGCTTCCGATATTCGGGGCAGGCGGAATTTTTGGAGTGTTCGTCATGCGCCAGTTTTTCCTCGGGATTCCAAAAGAATTGGAGGAGGCGGCGATGATCGATGGCTGCTCGCGTTGGCGGATTTACTGGAGCATCATGCTGCCATTGGCGAAGCCAGCCATCGCGACGCTGACGATTTTTACGTTTTTGACGAGCTGGAACGAGTTTTACGATCCGCTCATTTTCATCAACGACAGAGAGATGATGACACTGCCACTTGCTTTGTCCTTGTTTACCGATGAAGTAGGGACAGCGTGGCATCATCTGATGAGTGCGTCCGTCATGGCGACCTTGCCGCTTTTGATCGTGTTCTTTTTCGCCCAAAAGCAGTTTATCGAGGGTGTATCGATGACGGGTCTCAAAGACTAG
- a CDS encoding carbohydrate ABC transporter permease, with the protein MESKLNVPLSPDKRTSGTRKKSFNREANLTGWLFVSPMAIGFVVLLLGPLLLALYMSFTDWPLLGEAEFIGLENYRAIFQDAEFWRVVGNTFTFSAGLVPLNIVLALGLALLLVRKLPGIGIFRTAIFVPVMTSLIVWAIVWKYLFATDTGFINQILQMFGITGPSWLYNPKLAMPVVIVTSVLKNVGLNMVLFIAALQQVPVHLYEAARIDGASRTRQLFQITIPMISPTVFLTTLLTIIGSLKVFGQIYVMTQGGPDNSTKVLVYYIWERAFKNFEFGYASALAFVLFFIILVFTLLQWQFRKRWVFHEE; encoded by the coding sequence ATGGAGAGCAAGTTGAATGTCCCGCTCTCTCCTGACAAGAGAACAAGTGGCACAAGGAAAAAATCCTTCAACCGGGAAGCGAATTTGACGGGATGGCTGTTTGTCAGCCCGATGGCCATCGGGTTTGTGGTGCTGTTGCTAGGACCACTTTTGCTCGCGCTGTACATGAGCTTTACGGATTGGCCGTTACTGGGGGAAGCCGAATTTATTGGTTTGGAAAATTACAGAGCGATCTTTCAGGATGCCGAATTTTGGAGGGTCGTGGGCAATACATTTACGTTCTCGGCCGGTCTCGTCCCCCTGAACATCGTGTTGGCGTTGGGGTTGGCTTTACTGCTCGTGCGCAAGCTGCCGGGGATCGGGATTTTCCGCACAGCCATATTCGTGCCAGTCATGACATCGCTAATCGTCTGGGCGATTGTGTGGAAGTATTTGTTTGCGACAGACACAGGGTTTATCAATCAAATTTTGCAGATGTTCGGGATTACAGGCCCCTCTTGGCTGTACAATCCCAAGCTGGCGATGCCGGTGGTGATCGTGACAAGTGTCCTGAAAAATGTGGGCTTGAACATGGTTCTGTTCATTGCTGCCTTACAGCAGGTGCCCGTTCACCTGTATGAGGCGGCGCGTATTGATGGAGCCAGTCGGACGCGTCAATTGTTTCAGATTACGATCCCGATGATCAGTCCGACGGTTTTCTTAACCACGTTGTTGACGATCATCGGCTCGCTCAAGGTGTTTGGGCAGATTTACGTCATGACCCAGGGTGGGCCGGATAACAGTACAAAGGTGCTCGTCTATTACATATGGGAGCGCGCCTTCAAAAACTTTGAATTCGGCTATGCGTCTGCACTTGCCTTTGTGCTCTTCTTTATCATTTTAGTGTTTACGCTCTTACAGTGGCAGTTTAGAAAAAGGTGGGTGTTCCATGAAGAGTAA